A window of Anabas testudineus chromosome 7, fAnaTes1.2, whole genome shotgun sequence genomic DNA:
GGGGACCACAATGAGAGCCATGACCAACAAATGGAGAAAACTTGGAGCAGCGGTGAACCTTCCCACCAAAATTactccaagagcacaacaatGACTCATGCAGGAGGTCACAAAACCCACAGTACTATCTaaagaactgcaggcctcaCTTGCCTCAGTTAAGTTCAGTGTTCATgattcaacaaaagaaaagagactgGGAATAAATGGCATACATGAGAGAGTTTTAAGGCGAAAGCCACTGCTaaacagaaaaatcacaaagatcacaaaaaaacacttgattATCGCCAAATATTCagtggactgatgagacaaaagtttAACTTTCTGGAATGAGCATACAGTTATATCTGGCAAAAAACTAACACAGCATTTCATAAAAAGAAGCTCATACCAACAGTCACACGTGGTGGTGGTAATGTGATGATCTGGGGCTGTTTTGAAGATTCAGGACCTGGACGACTTGTCATTGTTAATGGAACCATGGATTCTGTGTGGTAAAATTAAGGTTTTCTGCAATACTTCATTGCAGTTGTTGCCGCAAAGGGTGGAACAACCAATTATTATGTTTTGGGGAAAATATCTATTTCACATAAGGCCAAGCaggtttggattttttttcccttaatagatgatagatagattaCTTGGGTTATCTTTGTCTAATATTATACTTTGTTTAATaatctgaatcatttaagtgacaaaaaacaaacaaacaaacaaacagaaagggCGTAAATACTTTTTACAGCACTGTATCAGGAATGTTGGTTCTTCAGTTTCAAAATTTAAAGCaatttttctcatttgttaatGAAAGACTTTGTACTATTTCCAACCAAAAGTATTCTGCTGTCATATTTCACCCAACCAACCATCCAACCTTTTTGGAAATGGGTTGTTAAGTTGCTGCATTCACTGTTCTACATGCAGGTTGCAGTGATGTCTTTGTATTTCCATGCTTTAAAActtaatgaatgtttttcatCTTCTGTTTTACTGTTCTCCCAAATTCAGGTCTCCTGAAATCCTCTTAGGCCTCCCATTTACTGAGGCCATTGACATTTGGTCTCTTGGCTCGTTGATGGCCCAGATGCTCCTTGGCTTTATACTTTTTCCAGGGACAAATAAATATGATGTGGTAAGTACCTATTTTACAGTCACATTTCTGCACAGTTACAGAGTAGTCATTTAAACCGTGTAATGTTTTGTGTCCAGCTACGTTTCATTGTTGAACTTCTTGGTGAACCTCCTAAGGGACTTTTGAACAAAGGATATTATACAGGGTTGTTCTACCGCAAAAGTCGCAAGTATGGCTTGATCAAGCACTGGACGTTCAAGGTATAGCCTTATGCCCTGAACTTATTGTTAATATAActaagaataataagaaaaaatactaaaatgcCTCAAGTGGATTTGTTCTTGTTACAGACTCCACTGGAGTTTTATAGGGAAACAGGCATCAAGCCAGAAGACACCAGGAGACATCGACTGTCCTCTCTGGATGAGATAAACATGGTACGTTGTCAAGTAAGTACTGTCTGCTGATCAACCCACAAAATTTTGGTTTACTTTCAACTGAATCTATCGTTTCCAAATTTAGAGAAATATCCCTAACCaggaaagcagagcagaggctGCTGATAGCAGTGCTTCTGTTGAACTATTGAAGGAAATGCTTCAGATTATTCCCAGAAAGAGGATTACACCAAGCAAAATCCTGGCCCATCCATTCATAATGGGAATCTACTTCAGCCTAAGCAACAGATCTCTGTAAGTGTGTGCTCAGACATACCATTCCTACAATTGGCAAAAAGCATTACCAGCTGGAGTGACTTGTACAGTTTAGAATTTGAGGATGACTCTGAAagtgtacatgtatgttttgtCATAGATGTGAAGCCTCCCCTGGATGTCCCATAAAACTGGCTCCTGGTGTCATCATTGTTAAGTCAGCTCAGAAAACCATGCAGAGGGAAGGAGCcagcaaacagagcagtgacatGAGGTAAATTAATTTCCTCTAGTGATACAATCAATGCCTTAGATGAGGATCAATAAAAAGGTTCTAAAACACCTATTGTAACATCATAGCTTTACACAAGATTAGTTGTCCAAGATCCAAAAAAATTATAATGCCATACTTTACTCGATTATATCCACTTTATGCTAACTTCTACTCCTACTTCTACTTCACAACAGTGAACAGCAGGTACAGTAGATCAGAGCCTTTACTCAGCTAAAGTATgttaatagtaatagttactGGAATCAGACTGGGGAAGTCTTTTACTTTGTTACTTTTGGTGTTACTTTTGGCATTATGCTGACAATCTTACATGTactaacaataaacaaaataacatacagAAATATACCCAGCTCTTTTGTTTATTGAACTTGTGCTCTAGCCTGTTAAAAAGCAGATAGACTAAAAGTTTCCTTATGTAAAATTAAGATCTTTGTTGCTTTTCTATGTAAATACGGTTCCAATTAGGTCAGACTTTCAAATATTAATGTCTAGTTGTCACCTACATCTCCTATTTGGTAATATTGCAACTATCTAGGCAAATAAAGTACAATGCAGTTATTAGAAGTCAGTTTTTGGTTAAGTCACTCAGTCATAGTTGAGTGCCCACAGCACATTCACAATATGTGAGAAACAGCAGGTAGTGGTAACATTAACCTACCAACATCACACAAATAAAGTTCTTACTTAAAGTTATGAAAAGTATGTTGATTGTTACAATTTCTCAGAAAACAATTAGGCTGCACTGGCTACTACTCGTTTAACCGTGTCAGAACTACTGAAATAGTTTATTCAGGTATGACTATAAGAGCTGAGACGTACTGCAATGTGTTTGGCTTGGTGACAATGTATTGCCCTTCAGttcatattaaataattataatctgAAAAGTAACTACAGTAGTAATGGAAGctatcattttaaatttagtggagtaaaaagtataACCCCTTTGAAATGTACTGGAGTAGAAGTATAAGGTTGCATTAAATTCAGATACTGAAGAAAGTAGAAGTAAGTTGAatttgtatataaatatacttGTAAAGATCATTTAATTTGAAACTATAACACCATGTATAAAATTTCTCCCTTTTTGCAAACAATACACCACGTCACACACCAAACGTTTAAGTGATGTCCATTTATTATGTTGGCCTCCTCAAACTCACACTTCACTCTTTAGATCTAGTGTGATTGACAATTTGTGTAGTTCACAGGCTGAGCAGAAGGAGAAGGCCAACAAGGGAGACCTTAGATTGGAGTCCATCAGTGACAGTGTTCAAACAAGCCTCGCTGTAGCCTCTGACATTGAGAGCATCCTGTTGGTTTCTCCAAACGAACTGGAGACTGAATCTCCTGACTCCACTTTGAAACAAGCCTCCAACATCATCGATCCCCCGCACATGCCTGGTAGGTAATGTTCACTCCTACATGTCAAAGTGCCGTGTCTTTCCACTCAAAATTATAATCATTGCTTTGACGTTTGCTACAGCACTGGTTATACCTTTGATTTGCAGGTGTCGGTGAGTCCAGTgagagaaaaaagcaaaagaggaAAACTATCAGGCAGCTCTTCTCCACCTTGCTTCCTTGCTCCACCTGCTGTaatgtgattgaatgttttgaCGATGAGTCTGTTAATGTCTTGtagcacaaatataaaataaagcaaaattcAAAAGAGTGCTGGGATGTCATCACAGGTGTTATTTGGCTGTTTTAAGTCTGAGGCTAATTTTGGGGAAAGGGTTGTTGTTGGAATATGTTAGTTAGTCATTGGTGCTGTCTTTAGCAATGAAATGAGCTATAATCATCCATCATCCAAACTGAGTGGAGTGAACCATTATCATCTGAAACACTGTTTGAGTCCGACTTTTACTCACCCTGACTTATCTCTGACCATCCgactcaaaacacaaaatagctCCAAACACCACTTTGTGTCGTGAcgcttttattctgaaggatTCAGATCCGGAAGTGATGTTGTCGCTGCTGCCCGGAAGAGGAAGCTGTTTGTAAACGACGGACAGCATCAGTCTAAGTGGAGGTGTTGTACGTCTCTCAGTAAGTGAAAACATAATTCaatttcataaaaacatgtctgtTGTAGGTCGTTGGAAGTCGACTTCGTTTCGATGCAAATGACGTGTTTCAGCTTGTTTGTGCAATAAAACAACTTGTCAGTGGCGCTGTCATCTACCAACTAGCGCCAGCTAACGGTAACTTAGCTTTGTTTACACTGCAGCACTGACTTAAAGTCCGCAGACTTTATGTGGAGGTGTAAGATAGAAATGGTCATTGATAACGGCGGTTATTTTATATTAAGGTTAGGTGGCTAGTGCACGGAGGACGATAGTCAGTTTTAGGAACTTGCATCAAGTGCGCTAATGTTAAAAGACACTGACGCAAACGAACTGTGGCGTTAAATCGTCATGTTAGATTTACCTGAGAAACAAAACCAGCATAGATGCTAACTGCTCGGTGCTTTCTAGTAAGTCATCTACCAATGTGTGACCACACATATGCCTTCAATTGTGCATTTTTTCCCATCCCGTGTTCCCACAGATTTCGCGCTGATTAGGGAGGGGAGTGATACCATGTGCAAGTCACATGAACGACAAGGATGAGGCATAAACAACAAGGGGTTAGTTCGAGGAGAGAGCCGCTGCACAGTGTCTTCTATAGGGAGGGGGTTTGCTGCTTGTAAAGGCTCGGCACAAGCAGCCCCCTGGGCCCCCTGCATTTCCTGAATATATGCAATGAACAGCACTACTCAGCCCCCTGCCATCATAGATGGAGATGTGGCAGTCAGCTATGTGTTGGTGCCATTTCTCCTGATCACTGTTACTGGAATAGCTGCAGCTGTGGTAAGTTGCTAGTTGTGTTGGATGGCATGGTTTGATTTAGACAACGTTTATGAAAAGCTGAACTCATATCAACTCAtgaatttaaatgcacaaaGACCTAGTTGTACTCCTTTATCTGTTTCAGGTCATGTATATTCGTAAGAGAAGGAGGTAAGCCTTTAGCATTATGTcaaaaaatcagaaaaaatgtttctcatttctgtgtctctgtgtaatAAAGTAAATCACAGTTTaggttcttttgttttgcctcTCAGAATTGACAGACTACGCCATCAGCTGTTGCCTGTTTACTCATATGATCCTTCTGAGGAGCTTAATGAAGCTGAACAAGAaatgtggagagaggaggacacaAGGGTATGTTTCCAGAGTTTGGTAACCAAATCATAATTTAGACAGCATTATTATGTTAATATGGGAAATGtgtgttaaaaatgtgtgaTATTTCCAAAGGTTAGGACATGCACAACCAAATCTTGACATAAATGACCACTATCTCCACAAAAGACAGCCTGAGGATTTGTCTGTTGGTTCCTTGCTTCCTCACAGTGCATTTTTTTCGACTGTGTGGTTGCATGTGGTTGCACCATTCACTCACAGAACGACAGTTCCTCAAATGGTTAGCTACTTCCTCGTCTACACAGAAACattgacatttagtcatttggcggacacttttatccaaagcgacttacaagtatGGGCCAAGATACAAGGCCATGGTAGGCATAAAGAggttttgcctaaggacccctcTTGCCACTGCACTGTCAACATGGCTGCAAGTTGTAAAAATAGTTTGTAGCACAGTAAAATAGTCACATGTGTGTTGCTTGGCTCACTCACCATGGCAGTTACTGATTAGCTGTGGGATCTCTTCAGTAATCAGATAGATGTTAAACATGATTCAGTCCTTTCCTTCTATTGATGATTTGTTTGTTATATAATAGTTGATAATAGCTGAATAGCTCTTTAATTGCAGTGTAAAAACAGCATGCACAAAACCATTAGAAGCACTAGGTGGCACTACAGATCATGGGCAACGTGCTCTTCATCTTGAAAACGGAAAAGCAATACTATCATAACAGGTTCTGTAGTGGTTAATGAGGGTGTTATTTAAGGACAGCTTTACCCAAATCATACCACTTAGTGATTGGTTGTTTTGGTTGAGGTTTTATGAGACTTCTGCTTTCTACATGTCTACTAATAATCACATAAtcttttttgctgttttctccaTGTTTGTGGTAGAAAGTTGTTCCAGTGATAAATGTTTGGTATGGTAATCTTTATTATACAACAACTTTACGCAGTACTAAAATGTGCTTACACATGTTTTTCCTTGCATTTTTTCTAATCCCCAGATTGTACAAGGGTGGGCCAGAAATTATCAACAGCGACGCCCTCTCCTGACCAAAGATGTCAATGCATAATGGTACTAAACTGAGGCATCAAACGTTGTCAGTGTGGAGACGACTTTCAGCCACAGAGATCAGTCGTATTCAAAGTCAtgcacactgttttttttccctctgtgctACTGTTAGCTTTGAATACATCAACAACAGtcagcattttttctttttcctgttttatttactgtcagaGTGACTCTTCATTTATGAGGTTTTGATGCCAATCACTTGTGCCTAAAGacatatttatttgaaataatttattcaAATCGTTTTACTGGTATTCAGTGAGTGAGCTGTATCTGAAGGTACAGGTTCTTGTAGGTTTACTCTTGTTTACATATGTAATGTTGTTGTGGGCGACATGTGGCAAGCAGTTATGTTCCTGTGGGTTGCAGTAGGCATTTGTACAGACTGTAATTTAGGGGCTGCGGTAAGACTCTGAATGTTCTGCACTAGTTAAACTTCATCACTCCTGCTGTGAGATGGTTGGTGATCATTACCTGGACCGGTTGTTGTGTGGAggatgtgtacagtacattaaaaacaaatatggcTTCTTTGGAGAAGTACTGTTAGCCCTCAGTTGTGAAATATCACTTCCAAACAGAGTTTTAACTGGTAAATGTAAGTTGGGTTTCATATTGATTATAAAAGTTAAACACACGCTCTTTTGGTTTTAATTTGCTCTTACAGCTTAACAAGCTGCTCGATGATCTGGATCTTTTTTTGTGGTTTAGCCAAATCCTATGACTCTTATCAATGGCATGAAAAGGCAGATATGAAAGTAAATAACACCAACCTCCCTCCTCTCATCCCCGAAATAAGTAGTGACTAGTTCACTAACTATGTCCTGTCTGTAAGACATGGCACCAGCGCAAAAGTACCTCCAGCTCCAAGAATCTGTTCAGATGAATGCCATAGGTCTGACTGTCTCCAGCACTCAGGAAACcttgcttttttaaatgaattgtaACCTTTCCTGACCTTTATTTGCCTTTGAGTTGTGAATATAAACTCAGAACAACAGAGCTGTTTAAGCTTGTCTTTAAGTGGGAACTGCACTTAATAATTATATTAGCTGTGTCATCTAGAGATTCTTCACAATGAAAATAGGTTcgtacaagttttttttttttttttttgtctttcctgtgGCCTGTTCTGGACCTGGAAACATTTGTATCTGCAACATGCTGCTCAGTGCTTCCCCCCAGTCATTTTTACATCTCACTGGTTTCTATGCATTGCCTGGATACTGGATCAGTTTGTGAAGAAGACACATTCACAATTTAAAACTGTACAAATATCTGATCATGATAAGGATTTACACTGGCGAACCTCTTGTGTAAGGCTTCTAGTTGAGGTTGCACATGGGGGATAAACTACTGATGTAAACGTTGAGTGTGTGAGTTTGTCAGcattatgttttgcttttcagaTTGTTGTAATATTGTTgctttaagaaaagaaaaaaagaaaaaaggctgaTAATAATGGAAGATGTAAATTGTCTTTGTGCTTCAGTTGTCATTTCCTTTAGACCGTTATGGACATACAAAAGTGACCTGAAACTGACAAAGAAAGGTATCTTTATTGACCATTTCTGATACAAATCGTTGTAGGGCACCATAGAAATATAGACATTGTACATTTATATACGGTGTACATTAAAAAGAATGATCCCGTCCTGTTGAGTTTACAGCATATAAATGAAAGATGATGTTATGCAGAATGACACCGATATGGTCGAGAGTAGTTGAAGGAAACATGAAGTGACCACTGCATGAGCATGTTGATGGGCGGATGTGTGTCGTGTAGTGCCAGACACACAGTAGCCAACAGAACAGTTAGGTGGAAAGAGCGCCCAGTCTatcacataacacacacacatacatttgtcCATGAAAATCTGAACCAACATTTCAGTGCACCAGAAGAATTTttttaaaggataaaaacacaCCTGCTAATCTACCACAGTCAGCGAACACAGTTGTCAAGCTGACAGGTCTCCCTGACTTgcttcacacatttaaaaaaagaaaaaaatccaaccTGTCTGCAAGCTCCGGTTATGAACGAGCCAAGACGTGttgcatatgcacacacaaacacacacttgacatCTTGTATACCTTATTACAGtcagacaacaaaaaaaaaaaactaaacaaaacctTTGTAATAACGACATCTTTCCAACTCATACCAGAGGttacaatttttaaaaacagaaaaccagtTCAATGCAATTACAAGGTAAAGTAAGCTGTTGAGTGAGGTATGAAATTCCAGGCCTTGTATCGCCTGTTTGCAGTTTTCCGGGTTTCGTAACTGAGGTTGTAGCAGCTTAGGTGTGTGGAAAAACCCAGTTAAGTGGACTGTGACCGCAGGTTCCCTGACActtagaaatacacaaacacctttttttttcctgtagcaGACGTCATTCAACACATATCTTCAAAAgacttcaaaaacaaacaaaaacagtatattactgtactAAGTGGGGACAGAAGGATCGAGCTAGGCTAGGTGAATTTGTGAGAGCGGGATGGAATGGAGGGggggaaacaaaacaaaataaaaactgcacagcCCTGTTGGACAGTAGTGCCACCAACTATCCGTTATTACAATCAAACTTATTGTTTGACCAATTGCAGTTTGCCTTACGAGTGATTGAGCAAGCGCTTGGAAACTGAGGACCTTATGAAGACTGACGCTAATGTAACAGCATTTGTAAAAGCTCCCTGAAGATACAACACTGATGCTCTCAGCCTAGAGTTCTGCCAAACCtatcttttaaaaacacacatttaaaaaaaaactaacaaaaaaaaaaaaaaaaaacagaaaagttgaGTTTATTACAACATGAAAAGCAGCACACTCATGTAATTCTTTTAATAATGTATGTAACCCGAAGGAGGAAAACAGTAAGTCAAATCAGACTGTTCTGATTACTAAACGATACGCTTTACATTTCCCCTCAACACGCCAAGGACCGAGAAGGAAGTTTGTGACGTACAACTAAATCTAGTCCGACACAAGGGAGGAAAAGGTGATAAAGGTGATTCTTCTCTACTGGTGACACGGGATGAGATCAGTTATGCCGATTAAACATGAGGGGAaagacaggggaaaaaaaaacaacaaaaaaaaaaaaacagtagttaCCTAAGGATAGGTTAACCACACTGcaatcacacacatttttgtatggcagtcagtgtgaagaCTCATTTACAGAATTCATTCTCTAGCCCTCTACTGTCGCATAGTCCATGTTAATCtactgtttcagttttaatttatcacatgtactgccttaccccaaccatcacaactaactgctGAACTTTAccaaacctaattctaaccctaagtcttaaccccaaaattgctcttttaaacactaaaatgtCCTCACGCCAATGGTtaaaaaattcatgctggtcctcacaatgatagccatacaaacacacgcgcacacacacaaaaaactgcaAGTAAAATTCACCTTTGTCCAGTACAAAACATGGAGAAAAATCTATATGCCCTACCATCTCAGATGCAGGTACAACACATAACAGTAAGCAAAGGAAATGTCCAAACCATCTTTAGGGGAAAACTGAAACCTCAAGGCTCCTTAGAGCACACCTTTGTCCAGTATGAGACTTGTGATACTATGACAGGTAGAGAAAAGGGCTGTTACCTTTCATGTAATTCTTAGATCTATGCTTGAGCAAGGTCCATCGTTCTATCCAGTGCTGTTGCATGATATATGTACGGTGTTGACCCTCATTTTGGCAAAGAGGGCTTTGTCGTGAACAGTGGTCATGTGGTGGCACTGGTGTTTGAGATAAAGCCCAGTTCTGGTTAACAGTAAGTCAGTATGTTGAGTGAGGTAGCATGCGTTGTGAATTACtggtcctcttcctcctcctcctcttcttcttcttcatcttcttcttcagatgATTCCTGGGACaccttttcttccttctcctgcaatggggggggggggacaaaaaGAAGTCAGGCCATGACTACACCCACAAGGAAAATGCCTCTTCAACACTCAGCAACAATAGCCGCCTATGATTCATGTCTCAACGtgactgtttttacttttaacaacCCCAAGtaccaacatgaaaaaaaataaatgttattataaatCTCTTTGATGAACCACTGCGGCATGAAGAACACCCAGGGGAAGGGTGAGCCATCAGTAGTGAAAAGTGATTCATAAGAGTGGTGAGTCACAATGACACATCCTGCTTTTTAGCTCTCCTGCTTTTCCTCctcgctcactcactcactactgctgctgctgcccaaGATGTTCATTCATAAAATTGAGAGGGCTAGTTAGGAGGGTAACTTTGGGTCATTGCCCTCTATGACTAACGCTATCCAGACGTCTTCTCAGCGTATGCCCAAACCACTCCTGCACATGACTGAATGTTACTACAAGACCGCAATTtcctccctgttttttttttttttttttttttttaaaccaactgAATATGGCCTGTGAATTTCATTATGCTTTCCTACCAATACATGCAGTCAGTTACAAACTATATGAATCCTGAGGAGATCATCAACGTCATCATCAGGCAGGTTCCAATTTCTCTCTGCACAACGAGATCTTGTGACAAGACGCTGCTCTCAAATTAACGCACGAGACCCAAAATAGCGGCAATGAGGGAAAATGGAGTGAGGCGAGCAGGGGAATTAGGAAAATGCAATTTTGCCCTGCAGACGGTCATACCAATCATAATTCAATTGCGAGGGGAACGGTTTAACAAATATGAGCACTGACGACCAAGGACTCTTACCTCCTTCTTAggtcttcctcttccttttccccCTGCAGATGGGGCTGCTGCCGCCTTCTGTGAAAGAAAAACTCTAGGTTAATAGGACTCTGGGTGCAGCCAGACAATGCATTTCTTGCACAGTGACCTGCTTATCTGATCAGACTTGAGTGCAAACcgtgtgctgtaaacaaaccaTATTACTCTGCCTCTAGCAGCCTGCAGGTGGCAGCACTATCTCTGCAATTAGACAGATGGAAAGGGGGCATTGGGTTCATTGGCTATTATCTGGAAGGCCGACAGGAACTGCACACAGGGCACTCCAGTTCGCTGGCCACCTGGTCTGAGGATCAGAGACAGCTGGTGGAACTGAGCAGAGACATAAACCCGCTGTAGCTTGGCCCTCGCTGCTAAACCTATATcgtacatgtatgtgtgttgtacTCTCTCTTTCCCATACACAGCAGTGAAGACAGTGCGCAAGGGGGAGCTGGAGGGTTGGGGCCAGGGAGAAAAATCAGTTGTTGCTATGGAGACGACAGGCAGAGAAGAACTAGGGCTGTGTGTTGGGTGGGGGCGGAGGGGTGCTTAGTGTCAGCTTGGAACAGTCTTGCGGCCT
This region includes:
- the smim29 gene encoding small integral membrane protein 29, yielding MNSTTQPPAIIDGDVAVSYVLVPFLLITVTGIAAAVVMYIRKRRRIDRLRHQLLPVYSYDPSEELNEAEQEMWREEDTRIVQGWARNYQQRRPLLTKDVNA